From one Nocardioides scoriae genomic stretch:
- the sucC gene encoding ADP-forming succinate--CoA ligase subunit beta, with protein sequence MDLMEYQAKELFAKHGVSTTLGTVVQTPEEARAAAEAIGGVTVIKAQVKAGGRGKAGGVKLAKTPDEAFGHATDILALTIKDLPVNRVLVTPATPPVEEYYFSFLLDRSNRSYLCIASVEGGVEIEEVARTNPDAVKQIPVDAGTGVDEAKATAIVDEVGFPAELRDQAIAMVQGLWTVFTEEDATLVEVNPLARLEGDRLEALDGKVSLDENAEFRQADHAAFEDKAAADPLEAKAKEKGLNYVKLDGEVGIIGNGAGLVMSTLDVVAYAGEAHGGVKPANFLDIGGGASAQVMADGLDVILGDAQVNSVFVNVFGGITSCDAVANGIVGALEILGDDATKPLVVRLDGNNVEEGRRILQEANHPLVTLEATMDGAADKAAELANAAKG encoded by the coding sequence GTGGACCTGATGGAGTACCAAGCGAAGGAGCTCTTCGCCAAGCATGGGGTGTCGACGACGCTCGGCACCGTCGTGCAGACCCCCGAGGAGGCCAGGGCCGCCGCCGAGGCGATCGGCGGCGTCACCGTGATCAAGGCGCAGGTCAAGGCCGGCGGTCGCGGCAAGGCCGGCGGCGTCAAGCTCGCGAAGACCCCCGACGAGGCCTTCGGGCACGCGACGGACATCCTCGCCCTCACCATCAAGGACCTGCCGGTCAACCGCGTCCTGGTCACGCCGGCCACGCCGCCGGTGGAGGAGTACTACTTCTCCTTCCTGCTGGACCGGTCCAACCGCTCCTACCTGTGCATCGCCTCGGTCGAGGGCGGTGTCGAGATCGAGGAGGTCGCGAGGACCAACCCCGACGCGGTCAAGCAGATCCCCGTCGACGCCGGCACCGGTGTCGACGAGGCCAAGGCGACCGCGATCGTCGACGAGGTCGGCTTCCCCGCCGAGCTGCGCGACCAGGCGATCGCCATGGTCCAGGGCCTGTGGACGGTCTTCACCGAGGAGGACGCGACCCTGGTCGAGGTCAACCCGCTGGCCCGCCTCGAGGGCGACCGGCTCGAGGCCCTCGACGGCAAGGTCTCGCTCGACGAGAACGCCGAGTTCCGCCAGGCCGACCACGCCGCGTTCGAGGACAAGGCCGCGGCCGACCCGCTCGAGGCCAAGGCCAAGGAGAAGGGCCTCAACTACGTCAAGCTCGACGGCGAGGTCGGCATCATCGGCAACGGCGCCGGGCTGGTCATGTCCACGCTCGACGTGGTCGCCTACGCCGGCGAGGCGCACGGCGGGGTCAAGCCCGCCAACTTCCTCGACATCGGTGGCGGCGCGTCCGCCCAGGTGATGGCCGACGGTCTCGACGTCATCCTCGGCGACGCGCAGGTCAACAGCGTCTTCGTCAACGTCTTCGGCGGCATCACCTCGTGCGACGCGGTGGCCAACGGCATCGTCGGCGCGCTGGAGATCCTCGGCGACGACGCGACCAAGCCGCTCGTCGTGCGTCTCGACGGCAACAACGTGGAGGAGGGCCGCCGCATCCTGCAGGAGGCGAACCACCCGCTGGTCACCCTCGAGGCGACCATGGACGGCGCGGCCGACAAGGCCGCCGAGCTCGCGAACGCAGCGAAGGGCTGA
- a CDS encoding alpha/beta fold hydrolase, with protein sequence MEPTETEVTSTGAGVASPSVTLQVSERGERSAEVHALLLHGYPDDRRMWDPVLARLPEDWHVVTPDNRGAGGSARPAGSAAYVLEELVEDVVAVLEATVPDGRPVHLVGHDWGSVIGWEVVAAATWNPRLAGRLASFTSVSGPSLDHVHTRLQTWAGRRALLPQLLHSWYVYLFCVPRLPELLWARLQGVVRRLLERRDPTLALLDRGPGLLANALPGLGLYRANLRRTPARWRTSVPVQLVVARDDFFVRPESLVGLEARCRDLTRVEVATGHWVPRSEPERLAALVTDFARRHTAG encoded by the coding sequence GTGGAGCCGACCGAGACCGAGGTCACATCGACCGGGGCGGGCGTCGCCTCACCGTCCGTCACCCTGCAGGTCAGCGAGCGCGGCGAGCGCTCCGCGGAGGTCCACGCGCTGCTGCTGCACGGGTATCCCGACGACCGCCGGATGTGGGACCCGGTGCTCGCCCGGCTGCCCGAGGACTGGCACGTCGTCACCCCGGACAACCGGGGCGCGGGCGGGTCGGCGCGGCCCGCCGGCAGCGCGGCGTACGTCCTGGAGGAGCTGGTCGAGGACGTCGTCGCCGTCCTCGAGGCCACCGTGCCGGACGGCCGCCCCGTGCACCTCGTGGGCCACGACTGGGGCTCGGTCATCGGCTGGGAGGTGGTCGCCGCGGCCACCTGGAACCCCCGGCTCGCGGGCCGGCTGGCGTCGTTCACCTCCGTCAGCGGCCCCTCGCTGGACCACGTCCACACCCGGCTGCAGACCTGGGCGGGCCGCCGGGCCCTGCTCCCCCAGCTGCTGCACAGCTGGTACGTCTACCTGTTCTGCGTGCCGCGCCTGCCCGAGCTGCTCTGGGCCCGGCTCCAGGGCGTGGTGCGGCGCCTGCTCGAGCGTCGCGACCCCACCCTGGCGCTGCTCGACCGCGGACCCGGGCTGCTGGCCAACGCGCTGCCCGGGCTCGGTCTCTACCGCGCCAACCTGCGCCGCACCCCGGCCCGGTGGCGCACCTCGGTGCCGGTGCAGCTGGTGGTGGCGCGCGACGACTTCTTCGTGCGCCCCGAGAGCCTGGTCGGGCTCGAGGCGCGCTGCCGCGACCTGACCCGCGTCGAGGTCGCGACCGGCCACTGGGTGCCCCGCAGCGAGCCCGAGCGGCTGGCCGCCCTGGTGACCGACTTCGCGCGCCGCCACACCGCCGGCTGA
- a CDS encoding CocE/NonD family hydrolase, translating to MRPHRAVRTTAAVPALALASALLLSLAAPVPAGAAPAAAVPAAGPVVRADSTPGYSVRPLTVRVEVGPRGDQPCTVDADLYLPDGASARRKVPAILTTNGFGGDKADDNQSAVGRGFARAGYAVLSYSGLGFGRTTCQITLDDPQWDGKAGKQLVDVLAGTRAWTSPGSTTRRYLRMIAQERRGDPRVGMVGGSYGGQIQYAVAQQDPRVDALIPIITWNDLNYSLAPGRVAKRQWVDLFFGAGISSGAQNATADPATIADGCPNFTDQACVGVTSLNALGYADPGTVALARHASVASYVAKVKVPTLVVQGQKDTLFNLNEAVATYRALQRQGTPTKLVFQSWGHSGSTPAPGELDFGAGSLRDSYLGRRFLNWMDHHVRGTTAPTGPEFSWFRDWVRYDTSPGAAGRAVARAYATSSRLRWDPTSTLYLSADGTAQPSRVGVVAGGQAYANAGPAPTSYSETSGLEGNQVDLPPTDAPGTATFFTTAPLDRAADLVGSPSVRLRLDAPAARLTQAGGPSGQLVLFAKLYDVAPDGSKVLKNRLVAPLRVADVTRPVTLRLPGIVHRFAAGHRVQLAVAASDAAYAGNAAPQAVRVLTSPGDPSTLGLPLTTRLELRQP from the coding sequence ATGCGCCCTCACCGCGCGGTCCGCACCACCGCGGCCGTCCCCGCCCTCGCCCTGGCCTCGGCCCTGCTCCTGTCGCTGGCCGCCCCGGTCCCGGCCGGTGCCGCACCCGCCGCGGCCGTTCCCGCGGCCGGTCCGGTCGTGCGGGCCGACAGCACGCCCGGCTACAGCGTCCGGCCCCTCACGGTGCGCGTGGAGGTGGGGCCGCGCGGTGACCAGCCGTGCACGGTCGACGCCGACCTCTACCTGCCCGACGGCGCCAGCGCGCGCCGCAAGGTCCCGGCCATCCTCACCACCAACGGCTTCGGCGGCGACAAGGCCGACGACAACCAGAGCGCGGTCGGACGCGGCTTCGCGCGGGCGGGGTACGCCGTGCTCAGCTACTCCGGCCTCGGGTTCGGCAGGACGACCTGCCAGATCACCCTCGACGACCCGCAGTGGGACGGGAAGGCCGGCAAGCAGCTGGTCGACGTGCTGGCCGGCACCCGGGCCTGGACCTCGCCCGGCAGCACGACGAGGCGCTACCTGCGGATGATCGCGCAGGAACGTCGTGGCGACCCGCGGGTCGGGATGGTCGGCGGCTCCTACGGCGGCCAGATCCAGTACGCCGTCGCGCAGCAGGACCCCCGGGTCGACGCCCTCATCCCGATCATCACCTGGAACGACCTCAACTACTCCCTGGCCCCGGGTCGGGTCGCCAAGCGCCAGTGGGTGGACCTCTTCTTCGGGGCCGGCATCTCCAGCGGCGCCCAGAACGCCACCGCCGACCCGGCCACCATCGCCGACGGCTGCCCCAACTTCACCGACCAGGCCTGCGTCGGGGTCACCAGCCTCAACGCGCTCGGGTACGCCGACCCCGGCACCGTCGCGCTGGCCCGCCACGCCTCGGTCGCGAGCTACGTCGCCAAGGTGAAGGTGCCGACCCTGGTGGTCCAGGGCCAGAAGGACACGCTGTTCAACCTCAACGAGGCCGTGGCCACCTACCGCGCCCTCCAGCGCCAGGGCACCCCGACCAAGCTGGTCTTCCAGTCGTGGGGCCACTCGGGCTCCACCCCGGCCCCCGGCGAGCTCGACTTCGGCGCCGGCTCGCTGCGCGACTCCTACCTCGGCCGGCGCTTCCTGAACTGGATGGACCACCACGTCCGCGGCACCACGGCGCCCACCGGTCCGGAGTTCTCGTGGTTCCGCGACTGGGTCCGCTACGACACCAGCCCCGGCGCCGCCGGTCGGGCGGTCGCCCGGGCCTACGCGACCTCGTCCCGGCTCCGCTGGGACCCCACCTCGACGCTCTACCTCTCCGCCGACGGCACCGCGCAGCCCTCGAGGGTCGGCGTCGTCGCGGGCGGCCAGGCCTACGCCAACGCGGGGCCCGCACCCACCTCCTACTCCGAGACCTCCGGCCTGGAGGGCAACCAGGTCGACCTGCCGCCCACCGACGCACCGGGCACGGCCACCTTCTTCACCACCGCCCCCCTGGACCGCGCGGCCGACCTGGTCGGGTCGCCCTCGGTCCGGCTGCGCCTCGACGCGCCCGCCGCCCGGCTCACCCAGGCCGGTGGACCCTCGGGGCAGCTCGTGCTGTTCGCCAAGCTGTACGACGTGGCGCCCGACGGCTCGAAGGTGCTGAAGAACCGGCTGGTCGCCCCGCTGCGGGTCGCCGACGTCACCCGGCCGGTCACCCTGCGGCTGCCGGGGATCGTGCACCGCTTCGCTGCCGGGCACCGGGTGCAGCTGGCGGTGGCCGCGAGCGACGCGGCGTACGCCGGCAACGCGGCGCCGCAGGCGGTGCGCGTGCTCACCTCTCCGGGCGATCCGAGCACCCTCGGGCTGCCGCTGACCACCCGCCTGGAGCTGCGCCAGCCCTGA
- a CDS encoding M23 family metallopeptidase, which yields MGQHRAEHRGSRRDRADRRSPSSVATPRAAGRRRATAAPRTTSLLPRLSTLATGRRPGGAAARWRHRLSVVPGALGVVALVAAGTGAVTVGEQAPGDAITASAAARAISAGTSAQGRVGQSTAGGSDREAALSRDSERQALQDAAQARLERAAEEQAAERNAELKSLGRAAEARAGEIAKNQWVLPTTGYHLTARFGMAGGLWSSDHTGLDFAAPSGTPIVAIANGTITETGYAGAYGNQTIMTLDDGTEVWFCHQTTIGVEPGDKVAAGQQIGTVGTTGNSTGPHLHLEIRPGGGDPVDPEQALAFHGLTP from the coding sequence ATGGGCCAGCACCGAGCAGAGCACCGCGGCTCGCGCCGCGACCGTGCCGACCGCCGGTCACCGTCGTCGGTCGCCACCCCCCGGGCCGCCGGTCGGCGCCGCGCCACGGCCGCGCCCCGCACCACCAGCCTCCTGCCCCGCCTCTCCACGCTGGCCACCGGCCGCCGCCCCGGCGGTGCCGCCGCGCGCTGGCGCCACCGCCTGTCCGTGGTGCCCGGCGCCCTGGGCGTCGTCGCGCTCGTCGCCGCCGGCACCGGGGCCGTCACCGTCGGCGAGCAGGCCCCCGGCGACGCCATCACCGCGTCGGCCGCCGCGCGCGCCATCTCGGCCGGCACCAGCGCCCAGGGCCGGGTCGGCCAGAGCACCGCCGGTGGCAGCGACCGCGAGGCCGCCCTCAGCCGTGACTCCGAGCGCCAGGCGCTGCAGGACGCCGCCCAGGCCCGCCTCGAGCGCGCCGCCGAGGAGCAGGCCGCCGAGCGCAACGCCGAGCTCAAGTCGCTGGGCCGGGCCGCGGAGGCCCGCGCCGGCGAGATCGCCAAGAACCAGTGGGTGCTGCCGACCACCGGCTACCACCTGACCGCCCGCTTCGGGATGGCCGGCGGCCTGTGGTCCTCCGACCACACCGGTCTCGACTTCGCGGCGCCCAGCGGCACCCCCATCGTGGCGATCGCCAACGGCACCATCACCGAGACGGGCTACGCCGGTGCCTACGGCAACCAGACGATCATGACCCTCGACGACGGCACCGAGGTGTGGTTCTGCCACCAGACCACGATCGGCGTGGAGCCCGGCGACAAGGTCGCCGCGGGCCAGCAGATCGGCACCGTGGGCACCACCGGCAACAGCACCGGTCCCCACCTGCACCTCGAGATCCGCCCGGGCGGCGGCGACCCCGTCGACCCGGAGCAGGCGCTGGCCTTCCACGGCCTCACGCCCTGA
- the pcrA gene encoding DNA helicase PcrA: MSAQFPLPGLPPVAPPDGGGERDRGEPGRGRRRGPTREQLLDGLNGPQAQAVQHEGAPLLVVAGAGSGKTRVLTRRIAWLISERGAHPGSILAITFTNKAAAEMRERVEDLVGGRARIMWVSTFHSACVRILRKEIDKFGFKSSFTIYDAADSKRLMTLVCKDLDLDVKKFPPRSILNWVSNAKNELQDHEDAAKDAQNGQEEMYAAAYGEYQRRLRQANALDFDDLLMMTVHLFRAFPAVRENWRRRFRHVLVDEYQDTNHAQYALIHELCARQLEEPTTGVPQDEVEPAELMVVGDADQSIYAFRGANIRNIMDFEQDFADARTILLEQNYRSTQTILTAANAVISRNESRKPKQLWTDAGQGPGIVGYVGDDEHDEARFVAEEIDRLTDEGGVRAGDVAVFYRTNAQSRVFEEVFIRVGLSYKVVGGVRFYERREVRDAVAYLRVLANPADSVSLRRVLNTPKRGIGDRAEACVESLARRDRITFWEALQRAEDAPGIATRSLNSIKGFVDTIEQLQQMVEAGERVDVVLEQVLTRSGYLKELEDSEDPQDETRVENLAELVAVAREFSDDPVVGPSADPAEVEAGEAEPPGLTDFLERVSLVADSDQIPDAPADGEEGDQPPSPGQVTLMTLHTAKGLEFPTVFLTGLEDGVFPHLRSLGDKVELEEERRLAYVGLTRARERLYVSRAVVRSAWGAPQHNPASRFIDELPVDLVDWRRTEAAMSSWNRPQLGFGSSSRGGGAVQRRFGTATARKDAATKAKAARAVPSLDPGDRVQHDSFGLGTVVALEGAGDNAVASIDFGADGVKRLLLRYAPVEKL, from the coding sequence ATGAGCGCGCAGTTCCCCCTCCCCGGCCTCCCGCCCGTCGCCCCTCCGGACGGTGGTGGCGAGCGTGACCGGGGCGAGCCGGGTCGCGGTCGTCGCCGGGGCCCCACCCGCGAGCAGCTGCTCGACGGGCTCAACGGCCCGCAGGCCCAGGCGGTCCAGCACGAGGGGGCGCCGCTGCTCGTCGTGGCCGGTGCCGGCTCGGGCAAGACCCGGGTGCTGACCCGCCGGATCGCCTGGCTGATCTCCGAGCGCGGCGCCCACCCGGGCTCGATCCTGGCCATCACCTTCACCAACAAGGCCGCGGCCGAGATGCGCGAGCGGGTCGAGGACCTGGTCGGCGGCCGCGCCCGGATCATGTGGGTCTCGACCTTCCACTCGGCCTGCGTGCGGATCCTGCGCAAGGAGATCGACAAGTTCGGGTTCAAGTCGAGCTTCACGATCTACGACGCGGCCGACTCCAAGCGGCTGATGACGCTGGTCTGCAAGGACCTCGACCTCGACGTCAAGAAGTTCCCGCCGCGCTCGATCCTCAACTGGGTCAGCAACGCCAAGAACGAGCTCCAGGACCACGAGGACGCCGCCAAGGACGCGCAGAACGGCCAGGAGGAGATGTACGCCGCGGCCTACGGCGAGTACCAGCGCCGCCTGCGCCAGGCCAACGCCCTCGACTTCGACGACCTGCTGATGATGACGGTCCACCTCTTCCGGGCCTTCCCGGCGGTCCGGGAGAACTGGCGCCGCCGCTTCCGCCACGTGCTCGTCGACGAGTACCAGGACACCAACCACGCGCAGTACGCCCTCATCCACGAGCTGTGCGCCCGCCAGCTGGAGGAGCCCACCACGGGCGTGCCCCAGGACGAGGTCGAGCCGGCCGAGCTGATGGTGGTGGGTGACGCCGACCAGTCGATCTACGCCTTCCGGGGCGCCAACATCCGCAACATCATGGACTTCGAGCAGGACTTCGCCGACGCGCGCACCATCCTGCTCGAGCAGAACTACCGCTCCACCCAGACCATCCTCACCGCCGCCAACGCCGTGATCAGCCGCAACGAGAGCCGCAAGCCCAAGCAGCTGTGGACCGACGCGGGGCAGGGGCCCGGCATCGTCGGCTACGTCGGCGACGACGAGCACGACGAGGCCCGCTTCGTGGCCGAGGAGATCGACAGGCTCACCGACGAGGGTGGCGTGCGCGCCGGCGACGTCGCGGTCTTCTACCGGACCAACGCGCAGTCGCGGGTCTTCGAGGAGGTCTTCATCCGGGTCGGCCTGTCCTACAAGGTCGTCGGCGGCGTGCGCTTCTACGAGCGCCGCGAGGTCCGCGACGCGGTCGCCTACCTGCGCGTGCTGGCCAACCCGGCCGACTCGGTCTCGCTGCGCCGGGTGCTCAACACCCCCAAGCGCGGCATCGGCGACCGGGCCGAGGCCTGCGTGGAGTCGCTGGCCCGCCGCGACCGGATCACCTTCTGGGAGGCCCTGCAGCGCGCCGAGGACGCCCCCGGCATCGCGACCCGCTCGCTCAACAGCATCAAGGGCTTCGTCGACACCATCGAGCAGCTCCAGCAGATGGTCGAGGCGGGGGAGCGGGTCGACGTCGTGCTCGAGCAGGTGCTGACCCGCAGCGGCTACCTCAAGGAGCTCGAGGACTCCGAGGACCCGCAGGACGAGACCCGCGTGGAGAACCTCGCCGAGCTGGTCGCGGTGGCCCGCGAGTTCTCCGACGACCCCGTGGTGGGCCCCTCGGCCGACCCCGCGGAGGTGGAGGCCGGCGAGGCCGAGCCGCCCGGGCTCACCGACTTCCTCGAGCGGGTCTCGCTGGTGGCCGACTCCGACCAGATCCCCGACGCGCCCGCGGACGGCGAGGAGGGCGACCAGCCGCCGTCACCGGGACAGGTCACCCTGATGACGCTGCACACGGCGAAGGGCCTGGAGTTCCCGACCGTCTTCCTCACCGGGCTCGAGGACGGTGTCTTCCCGCACCTGCGCTCGCTGGGCGACAAGGTCGAGCTGGAGGAGGAGCGCCGGCTGGCCTACGTCGGCCTCACCCGCGCCCGCGAGCGCCTCTACGTCTCGCGCGCCGTCGTCCGCTCGGCCTGGGGCGCGCCGCAGCACAACCCCGCCTCGCGCTTCATCGACGAGCTGCCCGTCGACCTGGTTGACTGGCGCCGCACCGAGGCGGCGATGTCCTCGTGGAACCGCCCCCAGCTCGGGTTCGGGTCGTCCTCGCGCGGCGGCGGAGCGGTCCAGCGCCGCTTCGGCACGGCCACCGCGCGCAAGGACGCCGCCACCAAGGCCAAGGCGGCCCGGGCGGTGCCCTCGCTCGACCCCGGCGACCGCGTGCAGCACGACAGCTTCGGCCTGGGCACGGTCGTGGCCCTCGAGGGGGCGGGCGACAACGCGGTGGCCTCCATCGACTTCGGCGCCGACGGGGTCAAGCGGCTGCTGCTGCGCTACGCCCCGGTCGAGAAGCTGTAG
- a CDS encoding matrixin family metalloprotease, which translates to MRNLAVTVLSLLLLGGLVVVFPGLVPSALRPALTPALGGRLDPAPEAPRSGGTFAFSATQPGRPRVPVTYSPCDPVRIELNLDGAPDPVADRASVERAVARIAGATGLRLEVVGESTDRPRWTEGRVRLDPGVLRDPDPVLVSFADSDEVPQLQGRVAGLAGSVLVEQDGFRRYVTGQVTLDRDSFAELRDQPGGDEIADAIALHELGHLVGLDHVDDPRELMYATTTDQRDLGPGDRRGLAALGRGRCG; encoded by the coding sequence GTGCGCAACCTGGCCGTCACGGTGCTGAGCCTGCTGCTCCTGGGCGGGCTCGTCGTGGTGTTCCCGGGCCTGGTCCCCTCCGCCCTGCGGCCGGCGCTGACCCCCGCCCTGGGCGGCCGGCTCGACCCGGCGCCCGAGGCGCCGAGGAGCGGTGGCACGTTCGCCTTCTCCGCGACCCAGCCCGGCCGCCCCCGCGTGCCGGTGACCTACAGCCCGTGCGACCCGGTGCGCATCGAGCTCAACCTCGACGGCGCCCCCGACCCCGTCGCCGACCGGGCCAGCGTCGAGCGGGCGGTGGCGCGGATCGCCGGGGCCACCGGCCTGCGGCTGGAGGTCGTCGGCGAGAGCACCGACCGGCCCCGCTGGACCGAGGGCCGGGTGCGCCTGGACCCCGGCGTGCTGCGCGACCCCGACCCCGTCCTGGTCAGCTTCGCCGACTCCGACGAGGTGCCGCAGCTGCAGGGCCGCGTCGCCGGCCTCGCGGGCAGCGTCCTGGTCGAGCAGGACGGCTTCCGCCGCTACGTCACCGGCCAGGTCACCCTCGACCGCGACAGCTTCGCCGAGCTGCGCGACCAGCCGGGCGGCGACGAGATCGCGGACGCCATCGCGCTGCACGAGCTCGGCCACCTCGTCGGCCTCGACCACGTCGACGACCCCCGCGAGCTGATGTACGCCACCACCACCGACCAGCGCGACCTCGGCCCCGGCGACCGGCGCGGGCTCGCCGCGCTCGGCCGGGGACGGTGCGGGTAG
- a CDS encoding threonine/serine exporter family protein — MAPVSDARETYRVLDLALRIGEILLSSGAGAADVTATMLGITEHCGLRNADVDVTFTLLRMSYQSDPEEPPVLLTRNVAQRDIDYDDLTRVQGLVNDVMRDRVDVAEARRRVAWINSTDHYLPPSAAVVGSGVVGGGIALILGGGALVTATAFLAGVVITVLMRRLNREQWPMFYQQIAGGLVATLLALATTAVADRLGFQVSTSLVITANIVMLLSGIGFMGAIQDALSGFYLTSGARIIEALLATAGLIAGVSAGLAIAPALGVSLVGVRPGLMELAPPPLVLLGAAISACAFAFTCYAPLRALPAIAVSTLAGHLGYLSVLQPSAAMPWAAAVAAVIIGMLSYSVAGRVRVPPLVVVVPALVPMLPGLTIFRGLSYMSEGDTLGVLQLSAAAATTIALAAGVILGEYVAQPLKRNARRLEHGLAGPRLVGVMHGRHLTRRTRGTSAGA, encoded by the coding sequence ATGGCACCCGTGAGTGATGCCCGCGAGACCTACAGGGTCCTCGACCTAGCCCTGCGGATCGGGGAGATCCTGCTGTCCTCCGGCGCCGGCGCGGCCGACGTGACCGCGACGATGCTGGGCATCACCGAGCACTGCGGGCTGCGCAACGCCGACGTCGACGTGACCTTCACGCTGCTGCGGATGAGCTACCAGTCCGACCCCGAAGAGCCGCCCGTGCTCCTCACCCGCAACGTCGCCCAGCGCGACATCGACTACGACGACCTGACCCGCGTGCAGGGCCTGGTCAACGACGTCATGCGCGACCGCGTCGACGTCGCCGAGGCCCGTCGGCGGGTGGCGTGGATCAACTCCACCGACCACTACCTGCCGCCCTCGGCCGCGGTCGTCGGGTCGGGCGTCGTCGGCGGCGGCATCGCGCTGATCCTGGGCGGCGGCGCGCTCGTCACCGCGACGGCGTTCCTGGCCGGGGTGGTCATCACGGTGCTGATGCGGCGGCTCAACCGCGAGCAGTGGCCGATGTTCTACCAGCAGATCGCCGGCGGCCTCGTGGCGACGCTGCTCGCCCTCGCCACCACCGCGGTCGCGGACCGGCTGGGCTTCCAGGTCAGCACCTCGCTGGTGATCACGGCCAACATCGTGATGCTGCTGTCCGGCATCGGGTTCATGGGCGCCATCCAGGACGCCCTGAGCGGCTTCTACCTCACCTCCGGCGCCCGCATCATCGAGGCGCTGCTCGCCACCGCGGGCCTGATCGCCGGCGTCTCGGCCGGCCTCGCCATCGCCCCCGCCCTCGGGGTCAGCCTGGTGGGGGTGCGACCCGGCCTGATGGAGCTCGCCCCGCCGCCGCTCGTGCTGCTCGGCGCGGCCATCTCGGCCTGCGCCTTCGCCTTCACCTGCTACGCCCCGCTGCGGGCGCTGCCGGCCATCGCGGTCAGCACCCTGGCCGGCCACCTCGGCTACCTCTCGGTGCTCCAGCCCAGCGCCGCGATGCCCTGGGCCGCGGCCGTCGCGGCGGTCATCATCGGGATGCTCAGCTACTCCGTCGCCGGTCGGGTGCGGGTGCCCCCGCTGGTGGTCGTGGTCCCCGCCCTGGTGCCGATGCTCCCGGGCCTGACGATCTTCCGCGGCCTGAGCTACATGTCCGAGGGCGACACCCTCGGGGTGCTGCAGCTGTCGGCCGCCGCAGCCACCACGATCGCCCTCGCCGCCGGCGTCATCCTCGGCGAGTACGTCGCCCAGCCCCTCAAGCGCAACGCCCGCCGCCTCGAGCACGGCCTCGCCGGCCCCCGGCTCGTCGGCGTCATGCACGGTCGCCACCTGACCCGGCGTACGCGAGGGACGAGCGCGGGGGCGTAG
- a CDS encoding response regulator transcription factor translates to MTNHQHVQPAPGPGSGPGTAAGTSAPAIRVLLADDEHLIRVALAQMLSLEDDLEVVAEAGTGAQALAAARQHRPDVAVLDLQMPDRDGLEVAELLHRELPGCACMIVTSHGRPGHLKRALAVGVRGFLPKTTSAATLAEVVRTVHRGGRHVDPELAAEAIAAGDSPLTPREADVLEAAGDGSPVDEVARRVHLSPGTVRNYLSSAASKLGSTNRHEAVVVARRMGWI, encoded by the coding sequence ATGACGAACCACCAGCACGTCCAGCCCGCACCCGGCCCGGGGAGCGGACCTGGCACCGCGGCAGGGACGAGCGCGCCCGCGATCCGGGTGCTGCTCGCCGACGACGAGCACCTCATCCGCGTCGCGCTCGCCCAGATGCTCTCGCTCGAGGACGACCTCGAGGTCGTCGCCGAGGCCGGCACCGGCGCCCAGGCGCTCGCCGCCGCTCGCCAGCACCGCCCCGACGTGGCGGTGCTCGACCTGCAGATGCCCGACCGCGACGGCCTGGAGGTGGCCGAGCTGCTCCACCGCGAGCTGCCCGGATGCGCCTGCATGATCGTCACCAGCCACGGCCGGCCCGGCCACCTCAAGCGGGCGCTGGCGGTCGGGGTGCGGGGCTTCCTGCCCAAGACCACGTCGGCGGCGACCCTGGCCGAGGTGGTCCGCACGGTGCACCGCGGCGGACGCCACGTCGACCCCGAGCTGGCGGCCGAGGCCATCGCCGCGGGCGACTCCCCGCTGACGCCGCGCGAGGCCGACGTCCTCGAGGCGGCGGGCGACGGCTCGCCCGTCGACGAGGTCGCCCGGAGGGTCCACCTCTCGCCCGGGACGGTGCGCAACTACCTGTCCAGCGCGGCCTCCAAGCTGGGCTCGACCAACCGCCACGAGGCCGTCGTGGTGGCACGCCGGATGGGCTGGATCTAG